In Symphalangus syndactylus isolate Jambi chromosome 9, NHGRI_mSymSyn1-v2.1_pri, whole genome shotgun sequence, the genomic stretch TAAGTGGTTGAAACATGGTGGGCTGCTTCCTGAGGTTCCCAGGGACTTGACTCTATAAGCTGAAGAATAGGGGATTGTTTATTAGCTCATGGGtgggaacatctattttgtggtTGTATTTACCCTTCACATCTGTTCAATTAGATTGAAAATTACTGGAGAACCAGTACCAGCTGTTTCTTTGGGGTACTCGAGGGATGATGCAGGGTTGAAGCattagaatgttttaaaattctctgaCTGAGATGGGATGATTCTCCAACGTTAGTATATGGACATAATAGAAAGGCACGCAGTAAAAATGTGCTGCTGTCCAGGAAAGCAGGGAAAGAGGCTCAGGCTGGCTCCCTTTTCCACCTCCTGGCTCTGTGCCCGTTTCCCTGCAGCTCACTGTGGCCACCAGCCGCTCCCGGTCCTCCGCCTTCCCCACATGGCACAGGGTGCCCGTCACGCTCAGCCCCTCTCCCTGCAGCGTGGCCACCGCCTGGTCTACATTCTGCTGCTTCCGGCTGCTGACGACCACGTGGGCCCCGTCCTGGGCCAAACGCCGGGCGATGGCGAAGCCGATCCTGTGAGCAGAAAGAGACAAAGACTGCCAAGGCCTGTGCAGGGGAAGAGGTCAACAGCATGAGCTCTGAAGTTAAGACTGCCcaggtttgaattctggctctttcTCTATATGACCTCCACGTGTCCCTACTATGTGTAAAACAGGCTTAATGGCACGGCCATTTTTGGcactcatttacttatttttattatgaccTGGACCGCAGCCTCAGTTTCCAAGAACTGACATTACTTTCTACAGTTCCCACCATGGGTGACAGGCTTCATCTCCTGTTGGGACTGAGAGGTGAGAAATAAGCTGGGTGTGCAGCAGCAGCAACTTCCGTGATTTGAGAGTCTCACTCAGAACAGCCCTGCTCCCCAGGTTTCTTTCTTGCTCGTCTACATCATTCTCAAAATTCTATCCTTAGTTATTTTTTGGGGTGCATGTGAAAAGATGGTCTCCagtcaaaaatgtaaatattgccTTGGGAGGAAGAGTTACACATTCTGCACTTGTCAGTCATTAGCATTTTACCTACATTTGTATTTTAGCTTTGTGAAGAGTTGGCATCTAGCAAAGTCCTGTAGAAATGAGAACCAGGACAGACAAGAGTGGTGGGTGAGAAACAGGCTGGGCAAGGTAGGCCCAGATGTACCGACCTAAACAAAAATCTTGACACATGGCTCTTGTGTCCCATCTAGGTATGGGGGAGGGGTTCCGGGAGACTTTCCGGTGCCAAAATGGAGTGTCTGGtacattttcaaagtgctggagGCCTTGGGATAGGATTTTGAAATCCAGATTCTCTTGGATTTCCAGTTTCTGGTCTTCCCGGACGCTAGGTGGGGCTGGTTGACTGGGGCAGCCCAGAACACTGGGGAGACTAGCTCGATGGGGCTGCACAGAGGTGGCACAGTTGTGCCAGAGGCAGCAGGGACACGAAGGCAGGCAAGGGAGGGTGCAGGGCCAGGGGATTCGGAGGGGCTTCAGGCGGaccacgtggctaattttttccaGGGCCAGACTTTGGCAGCATGTAAGGTCTGAGGACAGGGGTACCAGAGGCCGAGGATGAGAGGCCAGTGCCTGTTTCCAGGCAGCCAGGGCCTCAGAAACTCCGGTAGGAGCACTCACCCGTCGGTGGAGGCCGTTACCAGGGCTACCTTATTCGCGAGCGGGTCCCGGCGGGTCATCCCGGAGCTGGCCATCCGCACCGAATTCCAAGCCCGGGCACAGAAACCTAGCAACCCCGCCTTGTGCATGGCTCAGACCAGCAAGTATGGTTTCTACTCTTCCCAGGGGCAGTGACAGAGAGTAGGGCGAGGGGCAGGGCGAAGGGCGGGCCACTTCCCTGCCCGCCCCGCTCCCCGCCCTGGTACCGCTGTGAGCGGTCTGTGGCCCTGGGCGCCTCCCTCCGCCGCGGCGCCCCGCAGCCAGCTACCTTCCGCCCGACTGGGGCTTGCTTTCCCGGGCTGGCGGGTGATCAAAGCGCTCTCCGTTCAAGTTGCCTGTAGGGCTCGCCCCTCCCCTGGCCCCGGCAGGAACCCCCAGACTTTGGCTGCTGCCATTCTGCATCTGCTTGCCCACCTTTTCTTCTCGGGGAATTGGGGGTTTTGAGTtggttgcttttgcttcttcggaATTCCTTCTCCAAGAAAGTCTGGGTCTATGTATGAGACAGCCCACAGGAGGGCAAATGTTTTGAGACTGCCCATGGAGGTGAGGCCTGTGGTCCCCATGGAGTCCACCAGGTGAGGCTGGAGGAGCCTGGGAGAGAGACGTGATAGGGAGTAGCTGCACCAGGCCTGACACTGCCCTTCACTCTGCCCAAGGTCTCCATCTTCTCGGGCCCTGGAGGGCAGACTATGGTCATTAGCCTAACAGGATCTCATATCCGTCGCCAAAGGGACTTCCTCCTTTACAGGGGCTAAGTGGTAGCGAGGAGGCTGGAGAATCCTTCAAGCAGtggtggaaatgcaaagaacTCCGGGCACTCAAGTTCTCCCTAACCACTCTGTCCCCAGGTCTCAGCCTCCATCCtagtgcaataaatatttgttgaatgcaaaATCTCCTTATGAACTGTAAGCTACTAAGCACATAGTAGTTACTGCCACCATGTAGTGATTATTATTGGTGCCCTGGGCCAgactcttcatctgtaaattacTGAGGGTATGGAGTAGATGATGAATAAAGTCCTTGCCAGCTATAAATTCTGTGTCCAACACTTCAGTCTCCACTTCTGCCAAGTGGGCTAAAGTGATCTCCCTCCTGGGTTTCTGGGAGGATGAATAAATCTGGATGGCTTATGGTACACTGTAGAAAGGCCCCAACAGACCCAAATGTAAGCATCTGAATTGGTTTAACCCACTGGCCTCCAAAGCCAGACTGAGAAGCAGTGCTGGTTCATGGCAAGGTTTTCACTAGTTCAAggcaaaatgagaaaaggaaacacattaCAGTGAGTTTCATAAAGCTAAGCTTATTTAACAGTCCTTTATTGTGGTGTATACGTTTGCTccttttcgtgtgtgtgtgttagtgttttctttcagaaaagatGAAAGCAGATGGGTAGGTTTAGAGATGTGTTGTTGGTGAAATCACCAGTTTGGCAGCCTTATGCCAGTCCCTACAATTAAAGGGGAAAGAATCCTGGTTTGTGAAATCCAGTTCTAGGCATGACTTTTGAATAGAATTCATGTTTGCTCAAGATTCATTTAGTATATGTGCAGGTCAGCTGAGCAGCTGAAAAAGGGTTTCAACATTCAAAAGGGGGTCTATGGCGAGCAAGTAATAGAACGGCCTGCACTGGATTGATAGTGTTTTTCCCAGCCAAGAAGTTACAGCTGCAGTCCTCTGCTTTGCTACTCGGCACATCCCGATGAGACAGGAGAGCTTCAGTATCATTTTCCCCATGTCCAGGGAAAGCTGACTCTGACTGATGCTCCTCACTCTGAGCCTCATGAATTATTGACAGAGGCTGGAAGCGCCACACTCCTTGTCCTCTTGCACTGTTTGGAGCTAATGCACTGTGGGCACCCTTCCCAGGGCTCTCCATCTGTGTGTGGGGCTGGGGTGAGGGTACACAGGAGGACTGCTGCGGGAGTTTTCAAGGCTTGGTTCAAAGGGACAGGCCTGCAGGGGGCGTTTGATGTCTCTTCCCCTTCTCTTCAGAGGTAGACATGCCCACTGAGGGGCTGAGGGTTGCAGGAAGGTGAGGAAGACTACACTTCAAAGAGCAAAGGATTCTGGGAAGAGAGAATTGTGGCTTGGGCGCTTGGTGAACATCACATGGCCCTTCCTTGTGTGGGCAGGGTTGCTATTTGCCCTCTAGCACTATTTCTTTTGTGGAGAGCACAGGGGACATTAGGGAGGGGGCCTGTGAGCAGAAAAGGATAGAAGGAAGTCAAGAAGTGTGGGAA encodes the following:
- the LOC129489329 gene encoding dehydrogenase/reductase SDR family member 4 isoform X3, which encodes MHKAGLLGFCARAWNSVRMASSGMTRRDPLANKVALVTASTDGIGFAIARRLAQDGAHVVVSSRKQQNVDQAVATLQGEGLSVTGTLCHVGKAEDRERLVATTLDINVKAPAMMTKAVVPEMEKRGGGSVVIVSSIAAFSPSPLWMDKEKEKSMKEAMRIRRLGEPEDCAGIVSFLCSEDASYITGETVVVGGGTPSRL
- the LOC129489329 gene encoding dehydrogenase/reductase SDR family member 4 isoform X6; the encoded protein is MHKAGLLGFCARAWNSVRMASSGMTRRDPLANKVALVTASTDGIGFAIARRLAQDGAHVVVSSRKQQNVDQAVATLQGEGLSVTGTLCHVGKAEDRERLVATLWMDKEKEKSMKEAMRIRRLGEPEDCAGIVSFLCSEDASYITGETVVVGGGTPSRL
- the LOC129489329 gene encoding dehydrogenase/reductase SDR family member 4 isoform X4, with the protein product MHKAGLLGFCARAWNSVRMASSGMTRRDPLANKVALVTASTDGIGFAIARRLAQDGAHVVVSSRKQQNVDQAVATLQGEGLSVTGTLCHVGKAEDRERLVATAVKLHGGIDILVSNAAVNPFFGSLMDVTEEVWDKLWMDKEKEKSMKEAMRIRRLGEPEDCAGIVSFLCSEDASYITGETVVVGGGTPSRL
- the LOC129489329 gene encoding dehydrogenase/reductase SDR family member 4 isoform X5; the protein is MHKAGLLGFCARAWNSVRMASSGMTRRDPLANKVALVTASTDGIGFAIARRLAQDGAHVVVSSRKQQNVDQAVATLQGEGLSVTGTLCHVGKAEDRERLVATAVKLHGGIDILVSNAAVNPFFGSLMDVTEEVWDKRRLSGDRVVHSSLQSISSLDGQGKREKHERSHADKKVRRARGLCWHRVFPVL